The genomic window CGCCGATCTGGTCGTGCACAGTACGACGAAGTATCTCAACGGCCACAGCGACAGCGTCGGCGGCATCGCCGTCGCCGTGCGCGAGCCCGACGTGGCCTGGCTGCAGTTCGTGCAGAACGCGGCCGGCGCCATCCTCGGGCCGTTCGATGCGTGGCTGGTGCTGCGCGGCACCAAGACGCTGACCGTGCGCATGGCCCAGCACAACATCAACGGCGCGGCGCTCGCCGGGTACCTGGCGGCGCACCCGAAGGTGGAGCGCGTGCACTATCCCGGGCTGCCCGATCACCCGCAGCACGCGCTGGCGACACGCCAGATGCGCGGCTTCGGCGGCATGTTGTCCTTCGACGTCGGCACCTACGAGGCGGCCCGCACGGTGTGCAACCGGGTGCGGCTGATGGCGCTTGCCGAGAGCCTCGGCGGCGTCGAGACGCTGATCTCGCACCCCGCCTCGATGACGCACGCGTCGGTGCCGGCGGAGCGGCGCCGTCAGATCGGCCTGACCGACAGCATGGTGCGGATCTCCGCCGGCATCGAGGACGCCGAGGACCTGATCGGCGATCTCGCGCAGGCGCTCGCGGCGATCTAGCGCGGCGCGGCGCCTGTCCGGTGCCGGAGAAACTCCACCAGCACCGGCAGCAGCGACACGCAGACGATCCCGATCGTCACCAGCGAGAAGTGATTCTTGATCACCGGGACGTTGCCGAACACTACGCCGGCGAGCACGCACAGGCCGACCCAGGCGACCGCGCCGATCGCGTTGTAGGCGACGAACGACCCCGGCGTCATCTGCGCCGCGCCGGCCACGAACGGCACGAAGGTGCGCACGATGGGCACGAAGCGACCCAGGATCACCGCCTTGCCGCCGTACTGCTCGAAGAAGGCATGGGCGCGATCGAGGTAGTCGCGGTTCATCAGCCGGTGCAGCCGCGACGCCGAGTCGGTCGCCACGAAGACGCGCGGCCCGACCTGGCGCCCGACGGCGTAGTTGACCGCGTTGCCGGCGAAGGCAGCGAAGGCGAGCAGCGCGACGAGGACCCACGCGTTGATCCCGCCGCCCGCCGCGGCCAGCGCGCCGGCCGCGAACAGCAGCGAATCGCCGGGCAGGAACGGAGTGACCACGAACCCGGTCTCGGCGAACACGATCGCGAACAGCAGGCCGTAGACCCAGGCGCCGTAGGTGTTGACGAAATCGAGCAGGTGGGCGTCGAAATGCAGGACGAAATCGATCACGAGGTGGCGTCTCCGATCCAGTTCAGGTAGGCCTGGTTGCCGTCGACGATTGGGATCACGACGAACTCCGGCACGTCGTAGGGATGCAGCGCGCGCAGCCGCTCCCACAGCGCCGCGACCCGCGCCCGCGAGGTCTTGATCACCATCTGGCGCTCGGCCTCGTCCTCGACCGCCTCCTGCCAGCGGTAGATGGACTGCATCGGCGGCAGCACGTTGACACAGGCGGCCAGCCGCGCCTCGACCAGCGCCCGGGCGATCGGCGCCGCGTCGGCGGCGGCGGGTAGCGTCGTCAGCACGATCACGAAGTCGGACATGCGATTAATGGTCGGGATGGGTTCGGCCGAAAGCATTGTACAAAGGATCCGTCTCCCGCCCATGTCCCCCGCATCCCCAGAACCGCTGCGGCGGCGTTCCAGGACCCCGCCCGCGGCATCGCCGTCGCCCTGGCGCGCGCGGCTGCTGCAGTACGGGCTTGCCTTCGTCGCCGTCGTGCTGATTGTCGACGCGCTGGTCGGCGAAAAGGGGTTCCTCGACACGCTGCGCGCGCGGCGTCAGTACCGCGAGGTGGCGGTGGCGCTGTCGCAGAAACACGCCGAGAACGTCCGCCTGCGCGACGAGATCCGGCGATTGCGCGACGATCCGGCCCGCATCGAGGCGGTGGCGCGCGAAGAGCTGGGTTTGATGCGCCAGGGCGAGGTGCTGTTCATCGTGCACGACGAGAAGACGCCGGCCGGCACGGCGAAATAGCTACCCCTTCTCCCGCTTCACCTGGTCCCACGACACCGACGACACCCCGGTTCCCTCGGCCATGAACTGCGCGCTCAGATCGTCGAGTGAGGTGCGCGGGTCGATCCACGTGTGGAGCTTGACCGTGACGTCGTTCTTCCCCTGCGAGATTTCGCGCGGCTCGAACACCACGCCATTGCGCAGCAAAATGGCTTCGACGTGCGCGGTCGGGAAGATCCGGCCCGGCGCCGAGACCTCGAGCGCCAGGGTGCGCGTCCGCTGACTCGCGACGCGGTCCAGGATCAGCAGCGTCACGCACAGGAACGCGGTGCCGAGGCCCGCCACGGCGAACGCTCCCAGACCGGTCGCCATGCCGAGCCCCATCAGCAGGAACAGGATCGTGACGTCCTTCGGATCGTCGACGGGGGTCCGGAACCGGACGATCCCGGCGGCACCGGCGATGCCAAACGCGCGCGCCAGTGAGTTGCCGATGATGATCATCATCATCGCTCCGGAGACGCAGAGCAGCGTCTGTGCCTGTTCCAGCGATCGAGGCCGATCGCGGCTGACCGGTTGGTGGATGGCCGTGACTAGAGCACCAATCAGCATCGACGCTACCAGCTTCGCCAGCTCGACGAAGGGCTGCAGCGGATGCAACGGAACGCTGACCTTCTTGCCGCTCTCGAGGAGTGCTTCCGTGCCGGGATCGATGCCGGTCAGCTGCATCGGGAACCGCAGGCCGATCCAGACGAGCGCGCCGCACAGCACCGCGCCGGAGACGATGATCCCGAACGTCCGCCATGGAAACGTCGCCAGGCGGGCCGCCTCGATCGAGTCGTAGACGTCGAAGATCGACCACAGCCGCGAGGTCTCGAGCATCTTCTGGACGGCCGGGCGGATCGCCGCGATGCATAGCGCGCCGCGGATCCGCTGGGCAGTCGTATGGCTGCGCACGAGCGCCCGGATCCCCGCGCTGTCGATCGCCGCCACGCCGCTCATGTCGATGATGATCTGGCGCTGCCCGCGCCGGAAGAGTCGCTGGACGTCCTTTTCGAGAGTCTCGGCGGCCCCGCCGGCGACGAGGGGTTCCTGCGGCGAGAGAACGAGACGAGTGTCGGAGCGTCCTGTCACGATATTTGGCTGAGGTGCCGCGCCGACTATACACGAGCCGCGCAGGGTAACGATATGATGCCTGCTGGATGCTCCCGATCGACCTGCGCGATGCCTTCCGCGGCTTCGCCAGGCACCCTGGTTTCGCGGCCGCGGCCATTCTCTCGCTGGCAGCCGGGATCGGCGCCAACACGGCGATCTTCAGCGTGGCCAGCACGCTCCTGCTCAAGCCGCTGCCCTATCCGCAGTCGGACCGGCTGGTGATTCTGTGGAACCGGTCTCCCGGGCTCGGCATTTCGCAGGACTGGTTCTCCACCGCGCAGTACTTCGACATCCGCGGCGCCGCGACGAGCCTCGAACAGGTGGCGATCGTCTATGGCGCCAACGAGACGATCTTCGGCGACGGCGAGCCCGAGCGGATTGCCACGCTGCGCGTCTCGTCGAATCTCCTGCCGATGCTCGGCGCGCAGCCAGTGCTCGGGCGTCTGCTGACGCCCGACGACGACGTGCAGGCGCCCCCGTCGAACGCGCTGCTCGGCTACGGGACGTGGGTACGCCGCTACGGACGCGATCCGGGGGTCATCGGCCGGCGCATCCAGCTGAACGGCCGTCCTTTTCAGATCGTCGGCGTGCTGGCAGAGTCGTTCTCGCTGCCGCACGAAGTCGTGCCGACGCTCGGCATTGCGGCGGGGGCCGACCTGGTGATTCCGCTCCCGCTCGCTCCGGCCGCGGCGCAGGCGCGCAACCGCGAGGACTACAACGTCATCGGCAAGCTGAAACCCGGGCGCACCGCCGCCGATCTCCGGCAGGAGCTCGACGCGCTGACGGCGCGGCTGCGGCGTGACTTCTCCGGCATCTACCCTCCCAACGGCGGATTGACGTTCGGCGTCGTGCCGCTGCACGAGCAGGTCGTCGGCGGAACCCGCGGCTCGGTGGCGCTCCTCAGCGGGGCGGTCGCGTGCGTGCTGCTCATCGCCTGCGGGAACGTCGCCAACCTGCTCCTCTCGCGCGGCATCGCGCGCCAGCGCGAGATCGCGGTCCGGGCCGCGCTCGGCGCCGATCGCCGCCGTATCGTCCGGCAGCTGCTTACCGAGAGCGTCCTGCTGGCCTTCGCCGGCGGCGCCGCCGGCCTGCTGCTCGCGGCCTGGGGCCTGCAGCTGATGCGTCTGCTTGGCGCCGGCAGCGTTCCTCGCCTGTATGACATCCGCATCGACGGCCTGGTGCTCGGCTACAGCGCGCTCGTCGCGATCGGGTCGGCGCTGATTTTCGGACTCGCGCCGGCGATACGCGCCGCCCGGCTCGACGTGCAGGCGCACCTCAAGGACGGTCACGGCGCCGCC from Vicinamibacterales bacterium includes these protein-coding regions:
- the cutA gene encoding divalent-cation tolerance protein CutA, giving the protein MSDFVIVLTTLPAAADAAPIARALVEARLAACVNVLPPMQSIYRWQEAVEDEAERQMVIKTSRARVAALWERLRALHPYDVPEFVVIPIVDGNQAYLNWIGDATS
- a CDS encoding DedA family protein, with product MIDFVLHFDAHLLDFVNTYGAWVYGLLFAIVFAETGFVVTPFLPGDSLLFAAGALAAAGGGINAWVLVALLAFAAFAGNAVNYAVGRQVGPRVFVATDSASRLHRLMNRDYLDRAHAFFEQYGGKAVILGRFVPIVRTFVPFVAGAAQMTPGSFVAYNAIGAVAWVGLCVLAGVVFGNVPVIKNHFSLVTIGIVCVSLLPVLVEFLRHRTGAAPR
- a CDS encoding PLP-dependent aspartate aminotransferase family protein, which produces MKLPPDARFATICIHAGQTPDPGTGAIITPIFQTSTYVQDALGQHKGFEYARTQNPTRLALEHNVAAIEGGAAAFAFASGMAAIDAVTTLLDAGDHVVVTDNTYGGTFRLFEQVLRKYRLEFSYVDTSQPGLVEQAMQSNTKMVFVETPTNPVMRLTDIAATAAIAHRGGARLVVDNTFASPVLQQPIALGADLVVHSTTKYLNGHSDSVGGIAVAVREPDVAWLQFVQNAAGAILGPFDAWLVLRGTKTLTVRMAQHNINGAALAGYLAAHPKVERVHYPGLPDHPQHALATRQMRGFGGMLSFDVGTYEAARTVCNRVRLMALAESLGGVETLISHPASMTHASVPAERRRQIGLTDSMVRISAGIEDAEDLIGDLAQALAAI
- a CDS encoding septum formation initiator family protein is translated as MSPASPEPLRRRSRTPPAASPSPWRARLLQYGLAFVAVVLIVDALVGEKGFLDTLRARRQYREVAVALSQKHAENVRLRDEIRRLRDDPARIEAVAREELGLMRQGEVLFIVHDEKTPAGTAK
- a CDS encoding ABC transporter permease, whose amino-acid sequence is MLPIDLRDAFRGFARHPGFAAAAILSLAAGIGANTAIFSVASTLLLKPLPYPQSDRLVILWNRSPGLGISQDWFSTAQYFDIRGAATSLEQVAIVYGANETIFGDGEPERIATLRVSSNLLPMLGAQPVLGRLLTPDDDVQAPPSNALLGYGTWVRRYGRDPGVIGRRIQLNGRPFQIVGVLAESFSLPHEVVPTLGIAAGADLVIPLPLAPAAAQARNREDYNVIGKLKPGRTAADLRQELDALTARLRRDFSGIYPPNGGLTFGVVPLHEQVVGGTRGSVALLSGAVACVLLIACGNVANLLLSRGIARQREIAVRAALGADRRRIVRQLLTESVLLAFAGGAAGLLLAAWGLQLMRLLGAGSVPRLYDIRIDGLVLGYSALVAIGSALIFGLAPAIRAARLDVQAHLKDGHGAAAGLAPWGRRQRTRKLLVVAEITLSVILLVGAGLLIRSFANVLQVQPGFNPSGVMTLEVTLPPPKYADTDRVLEGYRELWTRLRAIPGVMAVGGVTSLPLSNMLAWGPITVEGRVAPANERFVSIDQRAIAADYFGVMQIPMLAGRTFTDQDTRANPRVAIVDDHTAATLWPDGSPIGRRIRMGGVDASPDAPWITVVGVAGAVKQDALDAESRLAVYFPQTQLTPRAIVAVLRAQGDPVALAPAVRTAIRDMNGNIPIYNLKTMNARVDDSLAHRRFWMTLLALFAALAAALAAVGTYGVIAFLVEQGAREVGIRMALGATPRDIALLVLRHGAMLAVGGIVAGVAGALLLTRVMRTLLFGVGASDLTTYAAVVTLVLATALAATYLPARRAARLDPVSTLR
- a CDS encoding STAS domain-containing protein, with the translated sequence MTGRSDTRLVLSPQEPLVAGGAAETLEKDVQRLFRRGQRQIIIDMSGVAAIDSAGIRALVRSHTTAQRIRGALCIAAIRPAVQKMLETSRLWSIFDVYDSIEAARLATFPWRTFGIIVSGAVLCGALVWIGLRFPMQLTGIDPGTEALLESGKKVSVPLHPLQPFVELAKLVASMLIGALVTAIHQPVSRDRPRSLEQAQTLLCVSGAMMMIIIGNSLARAFGIAGAAGIVRFRTPVDDPKDVTILFLLMGLGMATGLGAFAVAGLGTAFLCVTLLILDRVASQRTRTLALEVSAPGRIFPTAHVEAILLRNGVVFEPREISQGKNDVTVKLHTWIDPRTSLDDLSAQFMAEGTGVSSVSWDQVKREKG